A segment of the Candidatus Delongbacteria bacterium genome:
GGTGCTGCTGGACATGACGATGCCCGGCATGAACGGCGTGGACGTGGTCGTGGAGATGGAACGCTTGTGCCTGCTGCACCCTGTGATCATCACCAGCGGCTACAGTGACGACGAGGTGCGCGAGCGCCTGCCTTCCGACCGGGTCAGGGGCTACCTGCGCAAACCCTACAGCTTTCGCGAGCTGATCGACTGCGTGCAGAGCGTGATCCGCGAAACCCCAGCCTGACCACTCGCGAGTTGCCCCACCCACGGCCCGCTGCGCTTTCCCCGACCATGGGGATTTGCCACCTTGCGCGCCGCTGTCCCGTTG
Coding sequences within it:
- a CDS encoding response regulator: MGDTTSSSKRRVLVVDDDPVIREVCCRLLEAGGFQVEDVEDGPSAIQRLQQPADSPELVLLDMTMPGMNGVDVVVEMERLCLLHPVIITSGYSDDEVRERLPSDRVRGYLRKPYSFRELIDCVQSVIRETPA